From a single Lentisphaera profundi genomic region:
- the argC gene encoding N-acetyl-gamma-glutamyl-phosphate reductase — translation MSDHQVGKIKAAIVGASGYSGEELLRLLVRHAQVEIVCLTSRQYAGRPVGDVFPRFTGLDLNFSSPSIDEIAESADVAFLALPHGVAAEFAIPLVEKGVKVIDISADFRLKSTEKYLKYYNAEHPAPDLLKQAVYGAPERRKEEIKKANLIACPGCYPTSISLPLIPLLKAKLISSEGIICSSMSGVSGAGRKVDLPFIFPECNESVRPYAVAGHRHLPEIEQELAEAAGLEDMAINFIPHLVPINRGIHSTIIAKLKEGVSADQIRQVWNDYYADAAFVRVLPAGRLADTKNVTLTNFCEIACVTDDHTGNVILSSAIDNLTKGAAGQAVQNMNIVFGFDEKAALL, via the coding sequence ATGAGCGATCATCAGGTCGGTAAAATTAAGGCAGCTATCGTAGGTGCCAGTGGATATAGCGGTGAAGAATTATTGAGATTGCTTGTTAGGCATGCTCAAGTAGAGATTGTGTGCCTTACTTCACGCCAGTATGCCGGCCGACCAGTTGGAGATGTGTTTCCTCGTTTTACAGGCTTAGATTTAAACTTTTCTTCTCCGTCAATTGATGAAATTGCGGAAAGCGCAGATGTGGCTTTCTTGGCATTACCACATGGTGTAGCAGCAGAATTTGCTATTCCCCTCGTAGAAAAAGGCGTCAAAGTTATTGATATCTCTGCTGACTTTCGTCTCAAGTCTACGGAAAAGTACTTAAAGTATTATAATGCGGAACATCCAGCTCCTGACTTGTTGAAGCAGGCAGTTTATGGTGCACCGGAACGCAGAAAAGAAGAAATTAAAAAAGCCAATCTAATTGCCTGTCCAGGTTGTTACCCCACGAGTATTTCTTTGCCCTTGATTCCCTTGCTGAAAGCAAAGTTGATCTCGAGTGAAGGTATTATATGTAGCTCAATGTCAGGCGTTAGTGGTGCAGGGCGTAAAGTTGACCTGCCTTTTATTTTCCCTGAATGCAATGAGAGTGTACGCCCTTATGCAGTCGCGGGTCATAGACATTTGCCTGAGATTGAGCAAGAGCTTGCCGAAGCAGCTGGTCTGGAAGATATGGCGATTAACTTTATCCCTCACTTAGTGCCGATCAATCGTGGTATTCATTCAACGATTATTGCGAAGCTCAAAGAAGGTGTAAGTGCTGATCAGATTCGTCAAGTTTGGAATGATTACTATGCGGATGCAGCTTTTGTGAGAGTTTTACCTGCGGGACGTTTGGCGGATACTAAGAACGTGACTTTGACAAATTTTTGTGAGATAGCTTGTGTGACAGATGATCATACAGGAAACGTAATTTTGAGTTCAGCAATCGATAATTTGACGAAAGGTGCTGCTGGTCAAGCAGTGCAAAATATGAATATAGTTTTTGGCTTTGATGAAAAAGCCGCCTTGTTATAG
- the argB gene encoding acetylglutamate kinase, giving the protein MEKMIEKAALLIEALPYIQEFRDEIVVVKFGGSAMEKPELIESVLRDVVLMECIGMKPVIVHGGGKAISARLESMGLEVKRTGGMRHTCDVTIDVVDDVLHNEVNSHLLELLAKHKGKARRVSGKDILKAEKLFVKDPETGEDVDVGFVGNVSEVDAEYIHDIIEAGVIPVITPLAKDAKGHTYNINADIAAAKIAESIQARKLVFLSDVPGLLSDPKDEKTLINTIKVHEVEEYIADGTISGGMLPKILSAVDALKVGTKKVHMIDGRMQHSLLLEIFTDSGVGTEILAD; this is encoded by the coding sequence ATGGAAAAAATGATTGAGAAAGCGGCTTTATTAATTGAAGCTTTGCCTTATATCCAAGAATTTCGCGATGAAATTGTCGTCGTCAAATTCGGTGGTAGTGCTATGGAAAAACCTGAACTTATAGAATCTGTTTTACGAGATGTAGTACTGATGGAATGTATTGGTATGAAGCCGGTTATTGTTCACGGTGGTGGCAAAGCTATTTCGGCAAGATTAGAAAGCATGGGTTTAGAAGTGAAGCGAACGGGTGGTATGCGCCATACTTGTGATGTGACTATTGATGTAGTAGACGATGTTTTGCACAATGAAGTCAATAGCCATTTACTCGAGCTCTTAGCGAAGCACAAAGGTAAAGCTCGACGCGTATCTGGTAAAGATATTCTCAAAGCAGAAAAATTGTTTGTCAAAGATCCTGAAACTGGTGAAGATGTAGATGTAGGCTTTGTGGGTAACGTTAGCGAAGTCGATGCTGAGTATATTCATGATATCATTGAAGCAGGAGTCATTCCAGTCATTACGCCACTCGCCAAAGATGCGAAGGGTCATACTTATAATATTAATGCAGATATCGCGGCAGCCAAAATTGCTGAGTCGATTCAAGCCCGTAAGCTCGTTTTTCTTTCGGATGTCCCAGGTCTTTTGAGTGATCCTAAGGATGAGAAAACTTTGATTAATACGATTAAAGTTCATGAAGTTGAAGAATACATTGCCGATGGAACAATTTCCGGTGGTATGTTGCCGAAAATTTTGAGCGCTGTAGATGCTTTGAAAGTAGGAACAAAAAAAGTCCACATGATTGATGGACGTATGCAGCACTCGCTTTTACTCGAGATTTTCACTGATAGTGGTGTTGGAACAGAGATTTTAGCTGACTAG
- a CDS encoding aspartate aminotransferase family protein: MTIREKYEEFILGTYKPSILFEKGEGSYLWDETGKKYLDCSSGISVCNIGHAHKGVAKAISEQASKLLHVSNIFMTANAPLLAEKISKSSFGGKVFFANSGAEANEGMIKFARKWGSTKGRHEIICMEDSFHGRTLAALAATGRSQYRVGFGPDLQGFHHVPYGDIAAIKEKLSGKTAAIMLETVLGEGGVKPAKTEFIQAVRELCDQEGILMMCDEVQTGMGRTGKMFGYQNFGIEPDVMSMAKALGNGMPIGAFEVQKKYEGILVPGTHATTFGGTPLACAAGLAVFDAFEKENVLANCNKQGTKFMQAFNEMKTKYDFISDVRGLGLMIGIDVEIPTADVLGKATEKGLVLLTAGEKTVRLLPMLTITDEEVEQAIQIISEIFEELNRG; this comes from the coding sequence ATGACGATTAGAGAGAAATACGAAGAATTTATTTTAGGGACTTACAAGCCTTCGATTTTATTTGAAAAGGGCGAGGGTTCCTATCTTTGGGATGAAACAGGAAAGAAATATCTCGACTGTTCTTCCGGCATTAGTGTTTGCAATATTGGTCATGCTCATAAGGGCGTGGCGAAAGCGATTTCAGAGCAAGCCAGTAAGCTTTTACATGTATCCAATATATTTATGACGGCGAATGCACCTTTGCTTGCCGAGAAAATATCGAAGAGTAGCTTTGGGGGTAAAGTCTTTTTTGCCAATAGTGGCGCAGAAGCTAATGAAGGCATGATTAAGTTTGCTCGTAAATGGGGTTCTACTAAGGGACGCCATGAAATCATTTGTATGGAAGACTCCTTTCACGGGCGTACTTTAGCAGCTTTGGCGGCGACAGGACGTAGTCAGTATAGAGTAGGTTTTGGTCCGGATCTTCAAGGCTTCCATCACGTTCCCTATGGCGATATTGCCGCAATCAAAGAAAAGTTATCTGGAAAAACAGCTGCTATTATGCTTGAAACTGTATTAGGTGAGGGTGGTGTAAAACCAGCCAAGACTGAATTCATTCAAGCGGTTCGTGAGCTTTGTGATCAAGAAGGCATCTTAATGATGTGTGATGAAGTTCAAACCGGTATGGGCCGTACAGGTAAAATGTTCGGTTATCAAAATTTTGGTATAGAACCGGATGTGATGTCAATGGCGAAAGCCTTAGGCAATGGTATGCCTATTGGTGCTTTTGAAGTCCAGAAGAAGTACGAAGGTATTTTAGTTCCAGGAACGCATGCAACGACTTTTGGTGGTACACCTTTGGCTTGTGCTGCGGGTTTAGCCGTATTTGACGCCTTTGAAAAAGAAAATGTATTAGCTAACTGCAATAAGCAGGGAACTAAGTTTATGCAGGCCTTCAATGAAATGAAAACGAAGTATGATTTCATTTCTGATGTTCGAGGCTTGGGATTAATGATTGGTATTGATGTTGAAATACCAACTGCCGATGTTTTGGGCAAAGCCACTGAAAAAGGCTTAGTCTTATTAACTGCAGGTGAAAAAACAGTGCGTCTTCTTCCTATGTTAACAATTACTGATGAGGAAGTAGAGCAAGCAATTCAAATTATAAGTGAAATTTTCGAGGAGTTGAACCGTGGCTAA
- the argF gene encoding ornithine carbamoyltransferase, giving the protein MAKDLMNLLDLTKGELREVLDLAHKYREDRTLDNTSLSGKTIGLIFLKNSTRTRVSFETGVNQLGGYPMYMDQNSLQLGRGESFVDTAKVLSRYLDGIVIRGHKHEDIKAFADACTIPVINALTDTFHPCQLLADMQLIEATSGHLEGVKVAFMGDCASNMALSWIYAAHMTGMELTLGGPEGYLPSEEFLASIGNPSNIKVTTDAKAAAKDVDYIYTDVWVSMGFEEEAKDRLASFAPYQVNMDLLSVAKTDVKVMHCLPAYRDKEVSAEVIDGPHSIIWDQAENRLHAQKAVMKLKF; this is encoded by the coding sequence GTGGCTAAAGACTTGATGAATTTATTGGACCTCACAAAAGGGGAATTAAGAGAAGTTTTGGATCTCGCACACAAATATCGCGAAGATCGTACACTAGATAATACATCTTTATCAGGTAAGACTATCGGTCTTATTTTTTTGAAAAACTCAACGCGTACACGCGTGTCTTTTGAGACAGGTGTTAATCAGCTTGGTGGCTACCCCATGTACATGGATCAAAATAGCCTTCAGCTCGGCCGTGGTGAGTCTTTCGTAGATACGGCTAAGGTTCTTAGCCGTTACCTTGATGGCATTGTCATTCGTGGTCATAAGCATGAAGATATCAAAGCTTTTGCCGATGCCTGTACAATCCCAGTAATAAACGCTTTAACAGATACTTTCCATCCTTGCCAGCTCTTAGCTGATATGCAGTTGATAGAAGCTACTAGTGGTCATTTAGAAGGCGTTAAAGTCGCCTTCATGGGTGATTGCGCCTCCAATATGGCTCTTTCGTGGATTTACGCCGCTCACATGACCGGTATGGAACTCACCCTCGGTGGACCAGAGGGCTATTTGCCTTCAGAAGAATTTTTAGCATCAATTGGCAATCCAAGTAATATCAAAGTGACAACTGATGCAAAAGCAGCCGCAAAAGATGTGGATTATATCTACACCGACGTATGGGTGAGTATGGGTTTTGAAGAAGAGGCCAAAGATCGCCTTGCGAGCTTCGCACCTTATCAAGTCAATATGGACCTACTCTCAGTAGCGAAAACCGATGTCAAAGTTATGCATTGCCTACCCGCTTACCGCGATAAAGAAGTCAGCGCAGAAGTCATTGACGGACCTCATTCAATTATCTGGGATCAAGCAGAGAATCGCCTCCACGCTCAAAAAGCGGTAATGAAACTCAAGTTTTAA
- a CDS encoding glycosyltransferase, with amino-acid sequence MNRKNVLLLCHSYSTPFLSVAVQYSYLFEGKDINLVVVFIKGEPSTDVADELYADKVLFLNQSTASLKGLKQEAIKKLRAINDSYNFDFCVAHRYKSMYISLRCGIYTIGVSHIDGVFSGWKRKLFAYYFKDKLSLLGVSKAIRDDMRKSLPLFPEEKIDFLYNSLNFDKIREAQLSKNGARSFLGLSEDVFVFANVGRVHEDKDQKTLIKAFSLVSEKMPSAILIIVGEGRLMSALKAQVQELNLESRVKLLGNIPEAVKYFKAFDCFVLSSIREGLPVAILEAYAAKVPPIASLCNGNTEAIEGLNVGFPIGDAQALSELLLSSYERSEIDKEVFISKIDEKIEKYFTAEAVNIAFWKLRVIQSLVDTDIEKV; translated from the coding sequence TTGAACAGAAAAAATGTATTGTTATTGTGTCACTCATATTCGACCCCATTTTTAAGTGTGGCGGTACAGTATTCCTATCTGTTTGAGGGCAAAGATATTAACTTGGTGGTCGTTTTTATAAAAGGAGAGCCGTCCACTGATGTGGCAGATGAGCTCTATGCTGACAAAGTCTTGTTTTTAAATCAGTCTACAGCAAGTTTAAAAGGCTTGAAACAAGAAGCCATAAAGAAACTTCGAGCTATAAATGATAGCTATAACTTTGATTTTTGCGTCGCTCATCGATATAAGTCTATGTATATCTCTTTGAGATGTGGTATTTACACCATAGGTGTAAGCCATATTGATGGTGTATTTTCTGGTTGGAAACGAAAGCTTTTTGCCTACTATTTTAAGGATAAGCTAAGCTTACTAGGGGTTTCTAAAGCCATTAGAGATGATATGCGTAAGTCACTTCCGCTCTTTCCCGAAGAAAAAATTGATTTTTTATATAATAGTCTGAATTTTGATAAAATTCGTGAAGCTCAGTTAAGTAAAAATGGCGCAAGATCATTTTTGGGCTTATCAGAGGATGTTTTTGTTTTTGCGAATGTTGGCAGAGTACACGAAGATAAAGATCAAAAGACTTTGATTAAAGCTTTTTCTTTAGTAAGTGAAAAGATGCCAAGCGCAATTTTAATCATTGTTGGTGAAGGCAGGTTGATGTCAGCGTTAAAGGCACAAGTTCAAGAATTAAATTTAGAGAGTCGAGTAAAGCTTCTTGGGAATATACCAGAAGCAGTGAAATACTTTAAAGCTTTTGATTGTTTTGTCTTGAGTTCAATTCGTGAAGGTCTACCAGTTGCAATACTCGAGGCTTATGCGGCGAAAGTTCCTCCAATCGCATCATTATGTAATGGCAATACAGAAGCTATTGAGGGCTTAAATGTAGGTTTCCCCATAGGAGATGCTCAAGCTTTGAGTGAGCTATTGTTGAGTTCCTATGAAAGAAGCGAAATAGATAAAGAAGTTTTCATTAGTAAAATAGATGAAAAAATTGAGAAGTATTTTACTGCTGAGGCCGTAAATATTGCATTCTGGAAGCTTAGAGTTATTCAAAGTCTTGTAGATACTGATATTGAAAAGGTTTAG